In Sphaeramia orbicularis chromosome 1, fSphaOr1.1, whole genome shotgun sequence, a genomic segment contains:
- the slc2a15b gene encoding solute carrier family 2 member 15b, whose amino-acid sequence MAEELLVGEHHAKISAHLTKSLLAVALLSSFGSSMLYGYNLAVVNSPAQYIKDFYNETFVDGYDWTPDEEFLTVLYSLTVSIFAIGGMTGALLVGRLVTRYGRKGTLVRAAGLVFIGGALMGFSRSCRMPTMVIAGRFITGVHSGISLSVVPMYLGEIAPKNLRGFLGLVPSIHICLGVFIAQVLGLGELLGKEEHWPLLLSIVVFPTMIQLMLLPWFPESPRYLLIEKGNVHATIAALKWYRTKGNIQAEVEEMQEEQRSLSSVQTISVKGLLMDRCVRWQVITIVVVNIGMQLSGIDAIWFYTNDIFKNAGIPEPHIQYTTVGTGAIEVISGMMGCFTIERVGRRPLMIGGFLFMGLCCAGITVTVMLQAQLSFMRYISVGCVVGIIAGFCIGPAGVPFLITAELFKQSHRPAAYTVAGCLNWLSNFTIGFLFPFLEITMGPYCYLIFCAICLGVALYTTFVIPETRNKTFMEISQMFAAKNHILEEELISNGHLKMSMMNGYGAMEDEIK is encoded by the exons ATGGCGGAGGAACTGTTGGTAGGAGAACACCATGCGAAAATCTCTGCG CATCTCACAAAGTCGCTACTGGCGGTGGCTCTTCTGTCCTCATTTGGGAGCTCCATGTTGTATGGCTACAACTTGGCAGTCGTCAACTCTCCAGCACAG TATATCAAAGACTTCTACAATGAGACTTTTGTCGACGGTTATGACTGGACTCCAGATGAAGAATTCCTCACCGTCTTATACTCTCTCACTGTGTCCATCTTTGCCATTGGTGGGATGACCGGAGCTCTGCTGGTTGGCAGGCTTGTAACCAGATATGGaag GAAAGGGACACTGGTGAGAGCTGCAGGGCTGGTATTTATAGGTGGAGCTCTGATGGGCTTCAGCAGGTCATGCAGGATGCCCACAATGGTCATCGCAGGCCGCTTCATCACTGGAGTCCACTCAG GCATCTCTCTCAGTGTGGTTCCGATGTACCTCGGTGAGATTGCCCCCAAGAACCTGCGAGGTTTCCTGGGCCTCGTCCCCAGTATCCACATCTGTCTCGGGGTCTTCATTGCTCAGGTCCTGGGGCTTGGGGAGCTCCTGGGAAAG GAGGAACACTGGCCCTTGCTCCTCTCCATTGTGGTGTTTCCTACGATGATCCAGCTAATGCTGTTGCCATGGTTTCCAGAGAGTCCCCGATATCTGTTGATAGAGAAGGGGAATGTGCATGCAACTATTGCAG CCCTGAAGTGGTATCGTACTAAAGGAAACATCCAGGCTGAGGTTGAGGAGATGCAGGAGGAGCAGCGTTCTCTATCTTCTGTCCAGACCATCTCTGTCAAAGGCCTGCTCATGGACCGCTGTGTTCGCTGGCAGGTCATCACCATTGTGGTGGTCAACATCGGTATGCAGCTGTCTGGTATCGACGCG ATCTGGTTCTATACAAATGACATTTTCAAGAACGCAGGAATCCCAGAGCCTCATATCCAGTACACGACAGTGGGAACAGGAGCTATTGAGGTCATCTCTGGAATGATGGGG TGTTTTACTATTGAGCGTGTTGGCAGAAGGCCTCTGATGATCGGCGGCTTCCTTTTCATGGGATTGTGCTGCGCTGGGATCACCGTGACTGTCATGTTACAG GCTCAGCTGTCCTTCATGCGTTACATCAGTGTGGGTTGTGTTGTTGGAATCATCGCTGGCTTCTGCATAGGTCCAG CCGGCGTGCCCTTCCTCATCACCGCAGAGCTGTTTAAGCAGTCGCACAGACCAGCCGCCTACACCGTGGCCGGGTGCCTGAACTGGTTGTCCAATTTCACAATCGGATTCCTCTTCCCATTCCTAGAG ATAACGATGGGACCTTACTGTTACCTGATCTTCTGTGCGATCTGCTTGGGAGTGGCCCTCTACACTACATTTGTCATTCCTGAGACGAGGAACAAAACCTTTATGGAGATCAGTCAGATGTTTGCTGCCAAGAACCACATCCTTGAAGAGGAATTAATATCTAATGGTCATCTGAAAATGTCCATGATGAACGGCTACGGGGCGATGGAAGATGAAATCAAATGA